A region from the Atribacteraceae bacterium genome encodes:
- a CDS encoding MgtC/SapB family protein, producing the protein MFEILNSDTLVIFIRLISSFIAGGLVGFQRELAGKPAGLRTHVLLCLGSALITTVSIFAFGRLGFDPSRITAQIVSGIGFLGAGTIFRLGPSVTGLTTAASLWVISGIGIAMGSGLIGVGFIGVGLTLLALTTLEYFDERMEKRGLHWIRLTIADRPGVLGEIGRVLGKEKVNIKNVRLEKAGREKMNCSLWIEFPLNSNKEKILFALQEVEGVDSAEIP; encoded by the coding sequence ATGTTTGAAATATTGAACAGTGACACCCTGGTAATCTTCATCCGCCTGATCAGTTCTTTCATAGCTGGCGGACTGGTCGGTTTTCAAAGAGAACTGGCGGGAAAACCAGCCGGTTTGCGGACGCACGTTCTGCTATGTCTTGGTTCAGCTCTGATCACGACCGTCTCGATTTTCGCCTTCGGCCGCCTTGGTTTTGACCCGTCCCGCATCACTGCCCAGATCGTCAGTGGCATTGGGTTTTTGGGCGCTGGAACGATTTTCCGTCTCGGACCGTCGGTCACCGGACTCACCACCGCGGCGAGTCTCTGGGTAATTTCTGGAATCGGTATCGCCATGGGTTCCGGATTGATCGGAGTTGGGTTTATAGGTGTGGGGTTAACCCTTCTCGCCCTGACGACCTTGGAATACTTTGATGAAAGAATGGAAAAACGAGGGCTCCACTGGATTCGTCTCACCATAGCCGACCGGCCAGGAGTACTGGGGGAAATCGGTCGGGTGCTTGGCAAAGAAAAGGTCAACATTAAAAATGTCCGGCTGGAAAAAGCGGGTAGGGAGAAAATGAATTGTTCTCTCTGGATCGAATTTCCCCTGAATAGCAATAAAGAAAAGATCCTTTTTGCCCTCCAGGAGGTGGAAGGGGTCGATTCCGCGGAAATTCCCTGA
- the hisS gene encoding histidine--tRNA ligase, with product MEKIQAPKGTRDIFGLETILWHRLEKTVRETARDFYFGEIRTPIFEYTDLFARSIGEETDIVQKEMYTFLDRAGRSLTLRPEGTAPVMRAYIEHGYHVSHPRLKWYYMGPMFRYEKPQAGRMRQFHQFGFESIGFLSPGSDAEIISLSWLIYQKLGFRRLTLEINSLGCPECKETYHRTLSDYLHRQHFCPTCRMRADRNPLRVLDCKDPTCREQLLVPDFPTIQQALCPVCRNHQEALFGLLEAVAIPFTVNPLLVRGLDYYLRTAFEIKTKALGAQDAVGGGGRYDNLSNSLGISGIPGVGFAAGMERVVLLLEQQEQASVPGNNPRLYLAPLDLAGEKALLNAAMELNRHSIPVYLDFADKGIKQHLKRAQKMNIGLILIAGELEVRNRRYALKNLMTGKQVPCDLATVIKLCQGATEDDEIT from the coding sequence ATGGAAAAAATCCAAGCACCGAAAGGGACCAGAGATATTTTTGGTTTGGAAACCATCCTCTGGCACCGCCTAGAGAAGACGGTCCGGGAGACCGCCCGGGATTTTTATTTCGGAGAGATCCGCACCCCGATTTTTGAATATACGGATCTTTTCGCTAGAAGTATCGGTGAAGAAACCGATATCGTTCAGAAAGAAATGTACACTTTTCTGGACCGGGCAGGCCGCAGCCTCACTTTGCGGCCGGAAGGAACTGCTCCGGTCATGCGTGCTTACATCGAACATGGTTACCACGTTAGCCATCCCCGTCTGAAGTGGTATTACATGGGCCCTATGTTTCGCTATGAAAAGCCACAGGCGGGCCGCATGAGACAATTTCACCAGTTCGGGTTCGAATCTATCGGGTTTCTTTCACCCGGGAGCGATGCGGAAATCATTTCCCTGTCCTGGCTTATCTACCAGAAACTCGGATTTCGCCGGCTCACTCTTGAGATCAACAGTCTGGGATGTCCGGAATGCAAAGAAACCTATCACCGGACATTGTCCGACTATCTGCACCGACAACATTTTTGTCCCACCTGCCGGATGCGTGCCGATCGTAATCCTCTGCGAGTCCTGGACTGTAAAGACCCCACCTGCCGGGAACAGCTCCTCGTCCCTGATTTTCCCACCATACAGCAAGCCCTGTGCCCGGTCTGTCGGAATCACCAGGAGGCTCTTTTTGGTCTTTTGGAGGCTGTCGCCATTCCGTTTACGGTCAATCCTCTTCTGGTCAGGGGTCTTGATTATTACCTTCGGACCGCTTTCGAGATAAAAACCAAAGCGCTGGGTGCCCAGGATGCGGTTGGCGGAGGGGGGCGCTACGACAATCTTTCCAATTCCCTGGGAATAAGCGGGATTCCCGGGGTTGGTTTCGCCGCGGGCATGGAGCGGGTGGTTCTCCTTCTGGAACAACAGGAGCAAGCTTCGGTACCGGGAAACAACCCGCGGCTTTACTTAGCACCGCTGGATCTAGCGGGTGAAAAAGCTCTTCTAAATGCGGCCATGGAGTTGAACCGGCACTCAATACCAGTCTACCTGGATTTTGCCGATAAAGGAATCAAACAACACTTGAAGAGAGCTCAGAAAATGAATATCGGCCTGATTCTTATCGCCGGTGAACTAGAGGTGCGGAACAGGCGTTACGCATTGAAAAATCTCATGACTGGAAAACAGGTTCCTTGCGACCTGGCGACGGTTATCAAGCTTTGTCAGGGGGCTACTGAAGATGATGAGATCACATAA
- the aspS gene encoding aspartate--tRNA ligase: protein MMRSHNCGELLSTDAGKRVVLTGWVNRRRDHGGLVFIDLRDRWGMTQLVFDAAVQKRFPDVTRMRSEYVIRIEGVVRERPVGLANPKFSTGTIEVSVEQVEVLSEATLPPFEIEEKKDTDENLRLRYRYLDLRKARMQKNLMLRHQTAKAIRDYLSQREFIEIETPFLAKSTPEGARDFLVPCRMNRGTFYALPQSPQLFKQILMIAGFDRYYQIVKCFRDEDLRSDRQPEFTQVDIEMSFVDQDDVICLVEGLIRECLAKVSGLLVDIPFLRLTYSEAMARFGTDKPDLRIPLELVDLTPLTRTVRETLWNTLSSEDALYALEVPGWKDFSRKTADELSLRARESGCGLSYIRCKDNEWGSPLKNKLDPETWEALVHRFNGTREPVVLLVWGKISRIRELLGNLRVQIGRDLQIAREGLAFCWVYDFPLFEWNEEENRWDSMHHPFTSPRPEDLERLREDPGTVRTLSYDLVLNGHEIGGGSIRIHQKAVQETVFQLLRLSDDEINQKFGFFVGGLEHGCPPHGGIALGLDRLVMILAQESSIREVIAFPKTQKGSCLLTGAPSGIDQAQLDILGLSLNTPPEPEGPLRASCGSSPE, encoded by the coding sequence ATGATGAGATCACATAATTGCGGAGAACTTCTCAGTACCGATGCCGGAAAACGGGTGGTATTGACTGGATGGGTCAACCGGCGCCGGGATCATGGAGGGCTGGTCTTCATCGACTTACGGGATCGTTGGGGCATGACCCAGCTGGTTTTTGACGCAGCAGTCCAAAAGCGTTTTCCAGACGTCACCAGAATGCGTTCCGAGTATGTCATTCGAATCGAAGGAGTAGTTCGCGAAAGACCAGTTGGGCTGGCTAATCCCAAGTTTTCCACCGGTACGATCGAAGTATCGGTAGAGCAGGTTGAGGTCCTTTCCGAAGCGACACTACCACCATTTGAAATTGAGGAAAAAAAGGATACTGATGAAAACCTGCGCCTGCGTTACCGATATCTCGACCTGCGAAAAGCCCGGATGCAGAAGAATTTAATGCTGCGCCACCAGACAGCGAAAGCTATCCGGGACTATCTATCTCAACGGGAATTTATAGAAATCGAAACTCCCTTTTTGGCCAAGAGCACCCCGGAGGGGGCCCGCGACTTTCTGGTCCCCTGCCGGATGAATCGGGGGACCTTTTACGCCCTGCCCCAATCCCCCCAGCTTTTCAAGCAAATCTTGATGATTGCTGGATTCGATCGCTATTATCAGATAGTCAAATGTTTCCGGGACGAAGATCTGCGGTCCGACCGGCAACCGGAATTCACTCAGGTGGATATCGAAATGTCTTTTGTCGATCAGGATGACGTGATATGCCTGGTGGAAGGGCTGATCCGGGAATGCCTGGCAAAGGTTTCCGGCTTGCTGGTCGATATTCCATTTCTCCGCTTGACCTACTCGGAAGCTATGGCTCGTTTCGGGACCGACAAACCCGACCTCAGGATCCCCCTGGAGTTGGTTGATCTGACTCCACTGACGAGAACCGTGAGGGAAACGCTGTGGAATACGCTATCTTCCGAGGACGCCCTCTATGCCCTGGAGGTTCCCGGCTGGAAAGATTTTTCTCGTAAAACCGCTGATGAGCTGTCTCTAAGAGCCCGGGAGTCGGGTTGCGGTCTCTCCTATATCCGCTGCAAGGACAATGAGTGGGGTTCGCCATTGAAAAACAAGCTGGACCCAGAGACTTGGGAGGCTCTCGTCCATAGATTCAACGGAACCCGGGAACCGGTCGTCCTTCTCGTCTGGGGGAAAATATCCAGGATTCGTGAGCTATTGGGCAATCTCCGGGTACAGATCGGCCGGGATCTACAAATTGCCAGGGAGGGGCTGGCTTTTTGCTGGGTCTACGACTTTCCTCTCTTTGAGTGGAACGAAGAGGAAAACCGTTGGGATTCCATGCATCATCCCTTTACTTCGCCCCGGCCTGAAGACCTGGAACGCTTGCGGGAGGACCCCGGCACTGTCAGGACCCTATCTTACGATCTGGTCCTGAATGGACATGAAATCGGAGGAGGCAGCATTCGGATTCACCAGAAAGCAGTCCAGGAAACGGTTTTTCAGCTGCTTCGCCTCAGCGACGACGAAATCAATCAGAAGTTCGGCTTTTTTGTCGGAGGTCTCGAACACGGTTGCCCACCCCACGGAGGAATCGCCCTGGGACTGGACCGGTTGGTCATGATCCTGGCCCAGGAGAGTTCCATTCGAGAGGTGATCGCCTTCCCTAAAACACAGAAGGGCTCTTGCCTCCTGACCGGTGCTCCGTCTGGTATCGATCAGGCGCAGCTCGATATCCTGGGTCTATCCTTGAATACCCCTCCGGAACCGGAGGGACCGCTTCGGGCGTCCTGCGGTAGTTCTCCGGAGTGA